The Gordonibacter urolithinfaciens genome contains a region encoding:
- a CDS encoding tyrosine recombinase: protein MPACDPRAASLVEGFCDALRVERNASVHTVRAYRIDLMDYVRWAAREGIDPLAATHRQLRRYLGELDSAQYSRTTVNRRLSALRSFFRWLNVTDVCDCDPASMLSGPRKQKDLPHVIRPADMARLLSVHGKRDGVGNPREQSPADLRNLALLEFLYACGARVSEASGLLADNVDFERGQVKVFGKGARERIVPLHDLALASMRTYQLLGRPRLLKEKECPFFFVSTRGNGMTTDAIRKMFKESLRAAGLDETLSPHDMRHTFATDLLEGGADLRSVQEMLGHASLSTTQVYTHLSPGRLKQVHRRAHPRG from the coding sequence ATGCCCGCATGCGATCCGCGCGCCGCATCCCTCGTCGAGGGTTTCTGCGACGCCCTGCGCGTAGAGCGCAACGCCTCGGTGCATACGGTGCGTGCCTACCGCATCGACCTCATGGACTACGTGCGCTGGGCTGCCCGGGAAGGCATCGACCCCCTTGCGGCCACCCATCGACAGCTGCGCCGCTACCTGGGCGAGCTCGACAGCGCGCAGTACTCGCGCACCACCGTCAACCGGCGGCTCTCGGCGCTGCGCAGCTTCTTCCGCTGGCTCAACGTGACGGACGTGTGCGACTGCGACCCGGCGAGCATGCTCTCGGGCCCTCGCAAGCAGAAGGACCTGCCGCACGTCATCCGCCCAGCCGACATGGCGAGGTTGCTCTCGGTGCACGGCAAGCGGGACGGAGTCGGCAACCCGCGCGAGCAGTCGCCCGCCGACCTGCGCAACCTGGCGCTGCTGGAGTTCCTGTACGCGTGCGGCGCGCGCGTGTCCGAGGCGTCGGGCCTGCTCGCAGACAACGTCGATTTCGAGCGTGGCCAGGTGAAGGTGTTCGGCAAGGGGGCGAGGGAGCGCATCGTGCCGCTGCACGACCTGGCGCTCGCCTCCATGCGCACCTACCAGCTGCTCGGGCGCCCCCGGCTGCTCAAGGAGAAGGAGTGCCCGTTCTTCTTCGTGTCCACCCGCGGCAACGGCATGACCACCGACGCCATCCGCAAGATGTTCAAGGAGTCCCTGCGCGCGGCCGGGCTCGACGAGACGCTCTCGCCGCACGACATGCGCCACACCTTCGCCACCGACCTCTTGGAGGGCGGGGCCGACCTGCGCAGCGTGCAGGAGATGCTGGGGCATGCGAGCCTGTCCACCACCCAGGTCTACACCCACCTCTCGCCGGGGCGCCTCAAGCAGGTGCACCGTCGCGCCCACCCGCGCGGCTGA